Genomic window (Leptospira kanakyensis):
CTTTAATCCTTCTCTATGTTTCCTTCATTTTCTTTTTTTCCCATTGTGCCCTTCGTTCTTCAGGAAACCTAAACCATTACGATTCCTATTTTCTTCATGAAAGTAAATCAAACCTCATACCGAAAGGAAAAGTGCGAGTCACCTTCCTTGGAACCTCATCCATATTGTTAGATGATGGAGAAACACAAATTTTAACGGATGGATTTTTTTCAAGACCATCAATATGGAAAACTGCATTTTCCAAAATAGAATCAGATCCAATCATCGTTTCTTCAGTCATCGAAAGAGCAAAAATCAACCGACTGGGAGCCATATTTGTTTGCCATTCTCATTATGACCATGTAATGGATTCTCCACTTGTCGCCAAACAAACAAAGGCGAAGTTATTTGGTTCTTCGTCCACTCTAAATGTAGGAACGGGAGCAGGTCTTACCAGTGAACAAATGCAAAAATTCGTACCTGGAAAACCTATAACTATCGGAAAGTTTACCATCACTGTTTTGGAATCCAAACACACTCCTCCCTTTCGTATCCTTGGCAAAACAAATGCAACAGATCCCAATCATCCAAACATTGAAACACCTCTCGTCCAACCCGTAAACGCCTTGGACTTTATTGAAGGAGGGACTTTTGATTTTTTCATTCAACATGGGAAAAATAAAATTTTAATTAAGAGTAGTACAAACTTTGTAGAAGGAGCTTTGGACAAATTACAAGCCGATGTTTTGTTTTTGGGAATTGCACAACTTTCCCTTCAACCTACTGCCTTTCAAGATGAGTATTACAAACAAACAGTACAGACTTTAAAACCAAAATTACTCATCCCCATTCATTGGGATAATTTTTTCAAACCACTTTCAGAACCATTAGAACCCAATCTGAAACTCGGAGACAATTTTGATGGAAATATGAAATACATTCTAAATAGAACGGAAAAAGAAAAGATAGAAGTAAAGTTATTACAAGGTTTTGAAACCATCGATCTGTTTTAGAAATTTTAACTTAAGTTAAAAATAAGTTAGGTTTTTTTGATCTCTATTAGAAGAGTCCCTATCATTTTGGTAGAGGACTCATCAAATCTAATTTTTGAGAGTGTTCAACATGCCGAATCCAACTCCGAACCAAAATCATTTTTTTCTTTCCGCTTACCCTATTTTAAAACGAAACCAACCCAGTCGTTTTACTTTTTTTGAAATGATCCGCGTGCCAATCGTATTGATTATTTCTATGGCAGTATTTCAATCTTCTCTTTTTGCAAAGTCAGAACCAAAACCAAAAGTTTTAATTGTGATGAGTGCTGCGAGAATACTTGTGTTAGATGAAAATCAAAAACACCCTACAGGAGTGTTTCTAAACGAACTCTACCATCCTGCCATTCATTTGAACCAATCCGGTTTTGACTTGGAGTTTGCCACTCCAAATGGCAAAACGGTTACACTTGATCCAGAAAGTTTAAAAGATAAATATTGGAACTCTAAAGAAGAAAAAGAAGAAGCCATTCGTTTTTTAAATTCACTTTCTTCCTTTCAAAAACCAATTTCACTCGAATTGGCCATTAAAAACAATCAAAGTTATATCGGGTTACTCATTCCTGGAGGACAAGGACTGATGACTGACTTGTTGTATGATACAAATCTTCCCATTTTACTTTCAAGATTTCAAGAACAGGAAAAAACGATTGGTCTCGTCTGCCATGCACCAGCTTTGTTACTCACACTTCCATCCGGTTCTAAGGGAGAAGGATTTTTATTCCAGGGTTATCATGTGAACTCAGTTACAAAAATAGAAGAATGGTTTATCGAATCATTTGTAATGAAAGGAAAACCTAAAGTTAGAAAAATTTCGGATTTATTAAAAGAACGCGGAATGATATATGAATCTTCTGTTTTTCCGGCAAGCGGATATGCCACAAGAGATAGAAACTTAGTCACTTCACAAAATCCATTCTCAGGAGAAGAATTCACCAAACTTTATTTAGATGCGCTTAAGGATACTTTAAAAAAATTCTCTTTTTAATCCGGCTGAGTGCCACGTTTGTGATTCCCAAATAGGCAGCTTGGTCTATTTGGGAAATTCGATCCAAAACATGCGAATATTCCTGAATGAACTTTTTATATCTTTTTTCAGGTTCCAGGAGTAAAAAATCAGCAACACGTTCTTCTTTTTTTAAATACAATTTCGAAAGGAATTGGATGAGAAAATTTTGATAACCATTTTCTTTTTCCATTTTGGATTTGAATTCGTTAGCTGTTAATACAATCACTTCACTAGGTTCTATTGCAATGATGGAATAGGGAATGGGTTGGTTTTCCAAGACACTTGGTAAACTTCCTAGAATTCCATCTTCGAAGATAAAGGATTTGATCCATTCCTTTTTTCCATGTTTATAAATGAGTTTGAATCCACCACCGACAACCAAACCAACGCTATATAAAGGTATTCCCTTTTTAGCAAAATATTCTTTTTTCTTTAGTTTGATGGTTTTGCCGTGAGCCATAAAAAACTGACGGATTTCTTCAGAACCTATGGGTTTGGGTAAGACAACTTTCATTGGAACTGAGTTTTAAGATTATTGTTTCTTTAGAGCCTGTCTACTGATTCTTTCCATTAGGACTTTTGTAAGAATAGAAAAATGGACTACAAAGTTCTTCGACTCAATCCTAAAAATAGGATGGTTAATTAAAAAATTTCGACAATTCTTATATACCTACCAGGGTATATAAGTCTAAAGGATAGGAGTCGAATTTATGTCAGAAAATTTACCAAAAAGTTTTGAAGAGTTGGTTCGGACACACGAGAAACCGATCCTTGTGGATTTTTGGGCCCCGTGGTGTGGTCCATGCAAAATGGTGGCTCCTGAACTAGAAAAATTGGCAAAAGATTGGAAAGGGAAAGTATCCATCATCAAAATCAATACGGATGAAAAACAGGAAATTGCTGGAAGATACGGTATCACGGGAATCCCTACAATGATTTTGTTTAAAGATGGAAAGGAAATTCATCGTATTTCCGGTGCTATGCGAAGTGAAGAACTTAAAAAAGTATTCGGTGGGATGATCTAAGACAGGTCAATTTTTTACTTGTCTCCGCTGAAAGTGTTGGGGAAAGTTTGTATCTGCCGAGGTACATCCTTTGAAAAAAATAATCCTAACACTTTTGGTTTTCTTTGTTCTATTTTGTAAAAATAGTCCAATAGAAAATTCCATCGTTATCGAACGAATCCAAGCAGCATCCTCTGCTGATGGCACAAGCCCCATCAATGTATTCATCTCTGGCAAACATTGGAAACCGGAATCCAGTTTAGATGGGATTACCATTTTTTTCTCCAATGGGGCCAAATGGAACCAATCTGGAAAAACAGATGGACGTTCCTTTTTTAATGAAATTTCTATCGAATGCAAAGACAAAAAGGGATATGTTGCCTTTTATAAAGACGGCAGTTATGCGACAAATTTTGACTGCTCGAAAGAAACCCCACAAAAAATAAGATCCAATGGAGTTCACGTAATTTATTTATTACCTGAATCAGGGAATGGAATCCAAACAGTTTCGTTTTTCCAAAACGGTAAAAAATTGGATGTAGTTTATCCAGAACCCATTGTCGGCCAAGTCACAGCTAGTAGCACACTTCCTAACTATCCCGCATATAGTTTGTTTGATGGTAGTATCGATTTTGCTTGGGTAGAAGGTGCAAAAGAAAATGGAGAAGGTGAATCTTTTCAAATTGAATTAGAAGACAACGTTGATTTATCAGGTTTGGAAATATTCAACGGTTATCAAAGATTAGATGCTTTGTTTTATAAAAATGGGTCGGTGACTGAGTTAACTGTATCCAATGAATCAGACACTTTTCCGATCAAAATCGCAGACAAACAAGGTGGGCAAAGGATTTTTTTCCCAAAAACAATATCAGGGAAAAAATTTACATTCACCATCCAAAAAGTTCGACCAGGAAAAACTTGGAAAGACACTGTCGTCGCAGAAATCATCTTACTGGGAGAAAAAGGAAAACGATTTACTGTAGTTGATAAAAATGCTGATGAATTCAAAAGGTCAGTCCTTTCAAAAACAAAAAACACAATCCTTTCTGGGTTTGTAAACAAAGCGGTTTTTGGGAATGTTTCTGATGGTCGATTGGATTATGTATTTCGTTCGAACGGTTCTTTTGTCATTTGGAAAGATGACGTGTCCGAAAAACGAGTATTAGATGGGAACTGGGTATTACTTGATGCTTCACCTACCGAAGCAAAAATCAAAATTTTTGGACGCGACCATAAGGTTGTCACACAAAGTTTAGATTCCAATAGTCCTTACGCAGAAACCACAGAAGAAAAATCGACTGTTATCTTTGGTGATACACTTACCGTTAAAAAATCTGCCAATGGATTGCAGATGATTGGCAAAAAAGTCCAAATCACAGACTAAATTCCATTGTTCGGTAAGGATATTTATTGGTATGGTGTCCAAGCAATTTCCCTTTTAGAAACGGGGAAGTTGCATTCGCCAGACCATTCACCTGTTTTTCATATTGTAGCTTTTTTGTTTCGGATTTTTGGGGTCAGTGATGAAACTTTATTATTTTTCCAGATACTAACGTCCGTTTGGCTTATTTTTTCTCTCTTTTTTTCTAGGTATTTGATTTTTCCAGTAAAAGAAACTCCAAACCAAAGAATCAATTTCATTCCCAGTATTTTGGTTTTTGTTTTGGGTTTTTTATATCCCAAACAAAGTTGGGCTTTAGGATTTTTGATTCTAAGTATTGGTTGTTATTTTACCACTAGGAGAATTCCAAAACTATCAGTAACATTCTCACAAAGATCGATTCCAGTTTTTTCATCTTTGGTATTGCGGTTTCGGTGGGTCATCTCCGGGATCTTGTTTTTATTTGCCCTTTGGTTTCATCCAATGGTAACATTGTTTGGTTTTGGGATTTTAGTTTTTTATATTATCCCTGAAAAGGTTTACCCAGCGGTTTTTTGTTTTGCCGTCATCCTTCCCTTTCTTTTCCCTCAAAATCCCAATGGAAGGTTTTATGGCGATAAAGAAATTTTTCCATTATTCGCAGCATTCGCGTTAGCTGGATTTGGAATCCTTTGGGACTGGATTTTTTTGGTATTTGGAAAATCAGAATCTAAGTTCTTTCGAATGCGAAAGGCCTTGGCTTTTTTTGGGTTTTTACTGATACTTCCAATCTTTCATTTTGCGGATATACAATACCGAATTCTTTTGAGTTTGATTCTTGTGGTTCAGGTTTTTGTTATATGGAATCGATTCCAATTTTTGATTTGGATGGCAAGCACAGGGCTTTGGATTTTTACATTATTTACTAGCCCTAGTTTATTTCGTTATTCTTATGAATATATGTGGATTCCGGGTGAATCTATGGCTTCAGTCCCTAACAATGGTTTACTTGTGGCACACCACGGTTTTTGTGAATACTACCATTTTCAATTTCGGAAAGATTGTTTATCTTGGGAACCGGATACAAAAGCAATTTCTGAATTGCCGGAAGGCACAGAAATCTACCGAGCTGTTTATGGAATTCGGTATGAGAATTTGCTCGCAAGTAAAGATGAAAAGAACCAACCAATTTTTTCATTTGTCCAACCTTTAGGTGAATACCAACTTGTTTTAGAAAAAGATTGGCAACGATATCGTTTGTGGTTAGAAAAAAGGAATTCGAAATTTTTATCGATCGCAAAGTCTTGGAAAAATCCTTACAGACAGCGCCCTGAATTTATAAAGAGAAAACAATCCTATGGGCTTTAGTATTCAAAGAAAATCGATTCCAGGTATGCATCGAAAGATCAATCGAGGAAATTTTCGACTTTTTTTTGGCAAAATCTATTTTCAATGGAAACGTTATTTAATTTGGTTTCTGGAAAGAAAATCCTTTGTTACCTCAAAAGTATCGTTGGAAGAGATGGCCCACAAATTTCCCATATCTTTTTTTAAACATAGTTCTCCCATCTATCGCAAACTGAGAGATGTGCCTATGTATCTTCAAGAAAACAAAAGGGTTAATTTGAGTATCGCCATTTCTAAGTTAGATGGAATCATTATTCAGCCAAACCAAGTTTTTTCGTTTTGGTATCTTGTGGGGAAACCAACAAAACGCAAAGGATATTTGCCTGGGATGCAACTTAGGAATGGTAGTTTTATTGAACGAACTGGCGGTGGACTTTGCCAAATGGCCAACCTCATCTATTGGATGACTTTACACAGTCCATTAGAAGTGAAAGAGAGATGGCGGCATAGTTTTGATATTTTTCCTGATTCGGAAAGAACTCTCCCTTTCGGATCGGGTGCCACTTTGTCCTACAATTATATCGACTTACAAATCAAGAATACAACCAAACAGTCATTTGTATTGCATCTTTGGATTGAGGATGATTTCTTAAAAGGGGAATGGTTTTCCGATGTGGAAAATCCGTTTATCTACCAAGTCTACGAATCCTACCATGGATTTCATGCAGAACCTTGGGGAGGTTATACAAGAAGGAATACCATCCGCAGAAAAAAAATTTCTAAAGATACAAAAGAAATTTTAGAAGATGTGTTGGTTACAGAAAATACCGCTTGGATGATGTATGAACCACTTTTGGAGTCCAAATGAAATTAATTGTTGTTACCATATTTTTAGGATTTCCATTTTTATCTTTGGTATCCCAACCAACAGAAAATAAACTCAAAGTTTTGGATCGTAAAACCTACGAACTTTCCATACAGAAAAATCCAAATAAAGAACTGATCAACTTAGAAAAGAAAATTCCTGAAATTCTTTTGGATATCAAATACGCAACTCCCGATAATTTTACCAAACAAGTTATCTATAAGGAAGCCAAAGCCTTTGCCAGAAAACCAGTGGCAGAAGCACTAAGAAAAGCCAACCTTGAATTTTTACAACTTGGATATTCGA
Coding sequences:
- a CDS encoding VanW family protein, encoding MGFSIQRKSIPGMHRKINRGNFRLFFGKIYFQWKRYLIWFLERKSFVTSKVSLEEMAHKFPISFFKHSSPIYRKLRDVPMYLQENKRVNLSIAISKLDGIIIQPNQVFSFWYLVGKPTKRKGYLPGMQLRNGSFIERTGGGLCQMANLIYWMTLHSPLEVKERWRHSFDIFPDSERTLPFGSGATLSYNYIDLQIKNTTKQSFVLHLWIEDDFLKGEWFSDVENPFIYQVYESYHGFHAEPWGGYTRRNTIRRKKISKDTKEILEDVLVTENTAWMMYEPLLESK
- a CDS encoding type 1 glutamine amidotransferase domain-containing protein; protein product: MPNPTPNQNHFFLSAYPILKRNQPSRFTFFEMIRVPIVLIISMAVFQSSLFAKSEPKPKVLIVMSAARILVLDENQKHPTGVFLNELYHPAIHLNQSGFDLEFATPNGKTVTLDPESLKDKYWNSKEEKEEAIRFLNSLSSFQKPISLELAIKNNQSYIGLLIPGGQGLMTDLLYDTNLPILLSRFQEQEKTIGLVCHAPALLLTLPSGSKGEGFLFQGYHVNSVTKIEEWFIESFVMKGKPKVRKISDLLKERGMIYESSVFPASGYATRDRNLVTSQNPFSGEEFTKLYLDALKDTLKKFSF
- the trxA gene encoding thioredoxin gives rise to the protein MSENLPKSFEELVRTHEKPILVDFWAPWCGPCKMVAPELEKLAKDWKGKVSIIKINTDEKQEIAGRYGITGIPTMILFKDGKEIHRISGAMRSEELKKVFGGMI
- a CDS encoding Crp/Fnr family transcriptional regulator, whose translation is MKVVLPKPIGSEEIRQFFMAHGKTIKLKKKEYFAKKGIPLYSVGLVVGGGFKLIYKHGKKEWIKSFIFEDGILGSLPSVLENQPIPYSIIAIEPSEVIVLTANEFKSKMEKENGYQNFLIQFLSKLYLKKEERVADFLLLEPEKRYKKFIQEYSHVLDRISQIDQAAYLGITNVALSRIKKRIFLKYP
- a CDS encoding discoidin domain-containing protein — protein: MKKIILTLLVFFVLFCKNSPIENSIVIERIQAASSADGTSPINVFISGKHWKPESSLDGITIFFSNGAKWNQSGKTDGRSFFNEISIECKDKKGYVAFYKDGSYATNFDCSKETPQKIRSNGVHVIYLLPESGNGIQTVSFFQNGKKLDVVYPEPIVGQVTASSTLPNYPAYSLFDGSIDFAWVEGAKENGEGESFQIELEDNVDLSGLEIFNGYQRLDALFYKNGSVTELTVSNESDTFPIKIADKQGGQRIFFPKTISGKKFTFTIQKVRPGKTWKDTVVAEIILLGEKGKRFTVVDKNADEFKRSVLSKTKNTILSGFVNKAVFGNVSDGRLDYVFRSNGSFVIWKDDVSEKRVLDGNWVLLDASPTEAKIKIFGRDHKVVTQSLDSNSPYAETTEEKSTVIFGDTLTVKKSANGLQMIGKKVQITD
- a CDS encoding MBL fold metallo-hydrolase; amino-acid sequence: MAEKTNLLIKQNLSLILLYVSFIFFFSHCALRSSGNLNHYDSYFLHESKSNLIPKGKVRVTFLGTSSILLDDGETQILTDGFFSRPSIWKTAFSKIESDPIIVSSVIERAKINRLGAIFVCHSHYDHVMDSPLVAKQTKAKLFGSSSTLNVGTGAGLTSEQMQKFVPGKPITIGKFTITVLESKHTPPFRILGKTNATDPNHPNIETPLVQPVNALDFIEGGTFDFFIQHGKNKILIKSSTNFVEGALDKLQADVLFLGIAQLSLQPTAFQDEYYKQTVQTLKPKLLIPIHWDNFFKPLSEPLEPNLKLGDNFDGNMKYILNRTEKEKIEVKLLQGFETIDLF